The stretch of DNA ATGTAGCTGCTGGGCTCGCTCGTTGAGCACTGCAGGAAGGCATCCACGAGCGTGAAGACTCTGGCCTTTGGGAGCTTGTAAAGAACATCCTCCAACGTGGGCATAGTGTAATGTGAACGTCGGAGAGCCCGGTTGAGGTGTTTAGGATCAATGCATATCCGTAGCTTGTCTTGTTTCTTGACGATAACCATATTACTTATCAAATCTGTAGGCTCGGTGACGGATATGTGGCCATCTGCTTCGTGTTTGTCAAGCTGAGCCTTCGTAGCTGCTTTCATGGCCACTGGTACATTGCAGGGTGCACACTGGACAGGCTGGATTGCTGCGTCCAACTCAAAGTGGACTTCGTCGGGAACTGACTCGACCGGTGCGTTGAAGACATCATGGTAATTGCTTAGGAGTGTCTCCTTGCTCAGGGGCCCAGCCTAGACTTTGTCTATAATGTTAATATCAGCTGGAATGGTGAAGTTAATAAGCCCAAGGCGCTTGCATGTAGAACCTGACAGTAATGGCTGTTGACTAGCCTCAACAATTTCTAACTCAAGGGTGTGTTTCTGGCCACGTAAAACACACTGTCACAAACAGGCCTAAACAGGTCATGAACTGGCCTGAATATAGTTTCAGCTTGGTGCTACTCTGTGTGAGTTTGTCTCTGGGCGCGAGCCTCCTTATATCTTTGAGGCTCATAACGTTACATGTGGCCCCTGAATGTAGCTGGCATTGCTGTGGTTTATTATTAAGTAGCAGTGACAACCACTTTTGTCCTTTTGCCCTCACTGCCCCTATGCACTCGCTAGCATATACATCCTCTGTGCTGTCGTTCCCTTCATCTGTGTTTGTTTCAATGGAGTGCACTTTTACCCTCCTTTCACTTGCTTTTCATGCAGGCCCTTGCAAAGTGATTAGCTGTACCACAGGATTTGCATATTTTTCCATAGACTGGGCAGTGTTCTTTTCCTCATCCATGAGAAATGCCACAATATCGGCATGTATTGGGGTTGTCTACAGCAGAGTTGGCTGGAGTATTAGCATTAGCTGTGGCAAAGGGGAATTTCTTTATTGACATTGTCCATATGTTGCCTTTCTAGCTCCATGGACCTTATCAGTATATCAGTAAGCTCTGCTGCACGGCATGTCTCCACTGCCAAGGCCAGCGTCAGGTCACGTTCTCTCAGCAAACGTGTGCGGGTGCCCTCATCAGTTATGCTAAGCACAATCTTATCTCTGATAAGTTCATCTCTTTAAAGCACCATAAGCACACGTAGCTGCCTTTTCCTTTAGCCTAGTGACAGAGCTGTCAATGGACTCCCCGTCCTCCAGTTTGCAACAACCGAAAACATAACGCTCGTAGATGACGTTATTTGCTGGCTTAACGTAATGTTCAAGAGCATCAAGAATAGCTGCAGCGTTACCTTGCTGTGCTGCTGTTAGGTTCCGGTTGTGTTTGTATACGTGTCGGGATTCAGTTCCCATTATAGTGCTCAAAGTGGCAGCCACTACCTCATCGTCCTATTGCTAGCGCATAGTCCTACCTATAAACGTATCCCAGTTCGTGCTCCAATCCCCGCTGAGCTTCATAACGGCGGGAGGGGGAATGTTCGCTGCCACGTCTAACCGGTGCTAACAACACTGAAGCTAACTACCAAACTCACTCTAGCCAAGGCCAATTCCGGCGAAGTTTTACTCAAATAAGGATTTTTTGTTTTTGTAAACCAGAACAGGTGGCTCTAACTTGCGGAAAGCATGGTTAGTTATCCGACTCTGACACCATGTTTGAATGTTAAATGACGACACAGAGGCAGAGTAACCAGTCTTGTTCAGTACATTGCAATCCATCCGGGTATCTCAAGCACACCGGTAAAACACTGGAATTGCAGTAATTAACATTTACCAACAGAtggcatcactgtgccatcttacACCCATAACAGTACCCTGTTTGAAAAGCGAATATTGATAAGTTAAATATAGTCGATGTCTTTTTCTTTATTGCGAAGCTACACCACCCACTCTGAAAAATAAACTCCCTATTTTCATTTCCAAATGGATCTTGTCACCTTACCGTAGCAGCCTAGTATTAAAGTAATGTGAGGTCAGTCTATTCCTGACAATATTTCTTCCAGCCCTAAaaaatggtctcctgatgtgaTTTAAGCATTAACAATGACCCAGAACATCCAATTTCATTGTTTATCTATGAACAAATGTAATATTGACAGTGAAAAACAAACTAAATCTAAAACCAGGATTTCTTTTACTGAGAAAACATCGTTTGGGATAATATCAAACTGAAGAATTTGGGAGAAAAAAACAAACACTTTATAGGCCCCCCTTTAGAGtttattaaccattattttaccaggtatattgacagaaaacatAGTGCTCTAGTTTCTTGTACACTAAAGATCCAGAGAAGGGTTGCAGGGAAGAGAAGAATGTGCCTATTTGAAAGGTAGAAAAAAATTAGTAGCTCACTCGCTACTTATATATTTTCTTAAAGTAGCTCTCATGCTAGAAAAGGTTGTAGACCCCTGGAATAGCCTGTAATGCATATGTGTAGTGATGCATAGGATTAGTAACAGCTGTAATTCTTACCACCTAATCTTGTAATGGGATTATGCTGAGACTGATttgtcactttaaaatgtatgtacaaaaaacattgatttcaaagtttaacaaaccataaaACTCTATGCACAGTGACTACTTTGAACAATTGAcacagtaaataaaataaaaacatttactgGAAAAactgcagatgcaaagtttgatAAACATTttatctgcacagttcttcctggaaatgtgtttttgtacAACTTTCAGTGAAAATTGTTAAAAGTGGTCCTTATGCacagagttgtatggtttgttaaactttgacatcAATGGTTTTTGTATGgtatacattttaaaatgaaacatcTGAATCTCAGCGTAAAGTCTTTACCATGGGATTGCCCACTTGCCTGAGAGAGAAGTGAGCAAAGCATTTAGGGACTGGTAATTGTTTAAGAACATTTATATTACATTGTATTTTATACCTACCTCTTATTTTTCATATGCACGGCTGTTGGCAAAGTCTTGACTGCTTGCAATTTTTTCTTGGTCGTCCACCTGGCCAGGCAAACTTGCAGGGCCCATTCAGTGAAGAATGGgccctgcaacaacaacaacaaaacgttTCAGAAGAATGAACTACATTACTGCAACTTCGTAACACCAGACGTATTAATTTCGGCACCCAAAATCAGTGAAATAACATGTTTATTAAAGATGTTCATTCATTTTTTCAAAAAGCCGGATATTCCTTCCCATTCCagatacattattttattttgaaaTGAATGTATTAGAGGTTAATCACTTCCGGGTCAAATTTGGTGGCGTTGTTTTCATATTTCTGTTATTCGTCATCAGCTCCACGTTATCTGGTAGATTTATCGTGGCATTTCATGTGTTGTACTTTTGGATATCTCACTACCAAACACCCCGATTCGATATTGATTATCAGTTAAAGTAGGCTACAGTTTGTAAACTCAATAACAATCACTGCTGCTAACAAGTtaatagctagctaaagttaccAGCTAGGTAGCTATGTCACCAAGCAGTTGTTGACATAGCTCGCTAGCTACCAAGCTAATCCAATTAGCTAATGTTGGCCAGCTATCAAACATTTAAGGTAGCTAGATTTTTTCAAACGAAGACATGTAAAACACGAGTTTGgttgtaacgttagctaattGGCTAAATTAAATTAGCTATGTCACATAGCTAGATAACTACTGTAACAAGTAGGCCTCGCAACGTTGTTAGATATATAGCCAGCTAACTATCTTGAATAATGTGTGTAACAGAACAGCTTATAGCTAACGTTAGGTTATAATGTACTAACTCAACTATAATGGACCTTTGAAATGTCTACAATTTCATTTCAGGTTTTGATTCACTGACACTCCCTACTTTTCAGCTGTTCGGCGGTCCCTGTGTTCCCTCCTAAAGCTTTGGAATGGGCAGTCATTTCCGCAGTTACATCTGGGACCCGGTCCTCATTTTGTCTCAGATTGTGTTGATGCAATGCATCTACTACAGCTTCCTGGGTTTGTGGCTGGCTGTTGTGGACAGTCTTGTACAAACCAACAGATCACTGGACCAGATCTTCAGTTATGAGGTGAGTCTTTGTGAAATGTTTCCTACATTTTCCTAATTTTTTGTCTGTTGAGTTGACAGTAGACTGATTCACAACATGGCTCAATGCTTGCAGGTTCTTGGATTTGCAACAATGCAGGGCAGACTCTCAATGATGGCGTTCATCTTGAACTCACTTACCTGGTAAGTTAATGGGCCGACTTCGAGTGCTGCATGTTCCCTCAACACTTTGGTATGAAGAAGTCTAGTCATATACCATGGATGAAAGGCTGGTTTGTTATGAGGTCAATAATCTTTGATGCTTTATAGTAGATGACAATCTTAACGTTTGGTAAACTTAGCCTAACTACGAGCTATGAATCAAAAACTATCATAACATTTACACACACGTCAGTAGAATGACCAACCTGTTTTGTGGCATGTTGTCTTTCATCGTACATCTGTCTCGCTGTTTCGTCAGTGCCCTGGGCCTGTTGTTCTTTATCCGCCGAGGGAAGCAGTGTCTGGACTTCACTATCACCGTGCACTTCTTCCACATGATAGGCTGTTGGCTCTACAATGCCCACCTCCCGGCGGCCCTGTCCTGGTGGCTGGTCAACGTGGCCTGCATGGCTCTGATGGCGGTGATTGGAGAGTACCTATGCATGCGGACTGAGCTCAGGGCCATCCCAGTCAACAGTGGACCTAAGTCTAACCTTTGACTGCTGACCGCCTGACCTCACCCCACTCTGTGACTCTGGCTCATTCCCTGTGAACTGTTCACTGACAGTATTCTGCCCAGTATGATGTAGGGTATGACATTTGTGCCCAAAGACTTGGTGGGACTGGGATGTCAGCTGCTATAACGCAGTAGTTGGATCTAGAGACAGAGATGCTCCAAGTTGGAACATTGCACACCTCTCAATAGATTCAAGGACTTGGAGATTAACTGAAATGGTGCTGGTTGCTGTATTTATTTGTAAACATATACTACCTGTCTAACAGTGAATGCTAACTTTTTCCTCGACCCACTAAGATATCACTTGCTTTGAGACAGTTCAAAGCAGAGTTTAGTTTGTCCTACAAAGAGCTTAATGGTTTCATGATTTGATTAAATAATGATGATATCACATGATTGTGGCAAAATTATTGTCATGCACATGCTTTCGGTTATGTCCTTTCCAGTTGAGAAAAATAAAAACGATAACAAACTAGTCATACATGTAAACAACAGATCACCACGTTGGAATTATATTTTATTCCTCATTATAGTTTGTGAGCTTGAGGGGTGAAAGGAATCAGCAATGCTCATCCATACGTCAACATTATGAAGTTAACATGACAACGCTATAGGAGCAGCAAGTATCTGATAATCATCGCTTAGCATGATCATAGTGTTGTGTGTGTACAATATGTGATGCTGTGGAGAGCAGATGGCTCCTCTGGGTATGGTCTGTCAGCCACCAGATGTGTTCTGACAAGAtgctgtcactgtgtgtgtgcctgactgTGTGCTCGATGGTGCAGTGACTGCCATCTATGGTCAAATTATACGTAAACCTATTTTAGAAAGCATGCTTAGTACTCCTGGTTCTCTGCTGATTTTCAATGcactttctctttccttctcatATCCTATTATTTGTCAAAAATGATTTTCAGACTATGTCTGGACCTTACACATTTTTATATAATTCTGAACTTTGTGTGAGATCACAGAGGTTTTACTTGAATTGCAGTAGAAATCTGGACTATGCAGTGAGATCTTTCTACACCTCACCTGTTAATGTTTTTTCCGCTGGCATTGCTGCTGTGGTTTTTATATAACTAAGGTATTGAACTCTTGATAATAAGTGGGACCATTTGGTGTCTTAAGACCAAATCTTTTTATTTTGGTTTATAGTCACCACAAAGAGTGCTTCTCTTCACATCACATATTTGactcatacagtggggcaaaaaaagtatttagtcagccaccaattgtgcaagttctcccacttaaaaagatgataggcctgtaattttcatcataggtacacttcaactatgacagacaatgagaaaacaaatccagaaaatcacattgtaggattttttattaattaatttgcaaattatggtggaaaataagtatttggtcacctacaaacaagcaagacttctggctctcacagacctgtaactggctcctctgtcctccactcgttacctgtattaatgtcacctgtttgaacttattatcagtataaaagacacctgtccacaacctcaaacagtcatactccaaactccactatggccaagaccaaagagctctcaaaggacaccagaaacaaaattgtagacctgcaccaggctgggaagactgaatctgcaataggtaagcagcttggtttgaagaaatcaactgtgggagcaattattaggaaatggaagacatacaagaccactgataatctccctcgatctggggctccacgcaagatctcaccccgtggcgtcaaaatgatcacaagaacggtgagcaaaaatcccagaaccacatggggggacctagtgaatgacctattGTGGGTGATAAACTGGACTAGAAATGTCAGCGACGGAGGAGGAGGCAACATAATGAGAGGCTTACACTACCACCACACATAGATGTTAGCCTTCCATGGGGAGTCCTGGGGGCCCTGAGCCCTGCTGCACCCTCTGCcactccccccactccctctctgcaTTCTCTGTGGCCAGGTTGGGGAGAACAGATGGTAGCCCACTAACAAGCGGCTGACTGCCAGCTGGGCTGTTCCATACTGGATCCAGTCCTGATTATTAGCACCTTGCCACGAGGACGACTAAAAAAGAAACCATGGTGCAGGGGAGGGACACCATATCAACAATAAGTGTCTCGTGCCTCGAATCTATCCTCTATAACTGTGATAGAGCATATACTGAGTAGGAGCAAGTATCATCTTGATCTAGCAGATCCCTCTGTGGTCATGCAGGTATAAACAGAATAATATGTCATATTTTCAAACTTGATACTTTATTATTTCAAACACATTACTTTGCAATACAATACTTAATACAATACTTAATGTACTCTGTAGTTTGTATCGCTGAAAAACCACATACATTTTGAATTCTTAGTGTTTCCTGATGTAGGCCTATTTTTCCATGCAGTAATTCTTTCAATAATCAGTCATACATAATGATATGCTTAGTGATAATGATATCTCCCTTTAAAAATGTGATATTGTTCATGCTTTCGTTAGCTGCCGATCTCACAGAAAAGGAAAGTAGTTGGTCCCTCAAGTGTTTCCCATACATATTGCTCATGCTTTGTGAATAGCACAACtctgttaaaaaaataaacaaatgtggACTCTTGCCACCAGGCACACAGATTGGGTGACAGAATGCTACCACAATCAGGAGCACAGACTAGGTGTGGAGGACAACCAGTACAAACATGCTGATAGAGGATATAGGATGTCTCTTGGGAATGTATTTTCAACTGAATATATAACCTAAAATCTAGACACAACCATGCAGAGAGAGATCCATTCATACTATAGGTACTGTTGGGAGGGTACAAAATAAAACAAGAAGACTGTCCTATGTTGGCTGAAGCAGTGTGAATATTTGACATGCTCTCTCTGGGTCAAATCCTCATTTGAGATACATGGATGTGGATGTAGCTTTAGTTTAGGTGTAAATCATGCATTCTTATCAATGAGAGATTTGCACAAAAATCTTAGTACTAAGGCCCCGATTCCAACCCAAGTTAAGTGTGCGTAAATGGAAGGTAATTACCTTTTTATGCGCTTTTCTCTCTATACATATTATGACCTTGAATTTAAGCTTGAGAATAGCATGATATTCACCTGCTATTCGTTTGAGGTGGAATAAATGAAGGTGTGGTGGAGTTGTCTACAGACACATCGTATTTTGACCTTGGTTTAATTCCCCTCATAATTCTGCCATTTTAACTTCCAgggaaaccatgaataaggtcaAGCTAGCCTGACAGTTCCAAGTGGAAAAAGCATGtgctttttttttctcatttaaaTAACAACATTCTCCAAGCACTGTAATTTAtatattgataagagctattaataagagctaggtaaatgagtaTTCCGTTTGGAGAATTGTAAATAAACATGGCAGTTGTTTTAGATAATATTTTCTTATGATCCCTGGAGACAAATGTGACACCAGGCATATAGAAGCAAACTGAAAATCATATCAACATGACATGTATTGCCGCCCCTTTAACACAGTGAAATAGAAAACAAAAATTGCTGTGTCATTATTCAGAATTGTAATTGTGTGCCCTCATAATTTGCATTGATGAAATGTGTaggcttctgtagggctgaacctgcCAAGTTGATGTATGCTCTTTAGAATGTTTTGATTATATGCCCAGGCTTTTCTCCGTTTTATTTTACAATTTGTATCACGTCAGTAATACCcacatacatttattttttcataatttcattCCATTCCGTTcacctttctttcctctgtcatGTCCTTGTAAATTGTTCCTGAGGGTTGCTAGCATTAGTGGATTATATTCGGCTAACGTTATGCAATAAATTGGGACATGTAGCCATTTTGAGTCATTATGGAACTAAGAACACACGACTGGACTGTTGtcatacagttccatgattagtggaAATTAGAGTAGATTTGTAGGATTATTGTTCAACCTCTATTGTACTATTTTTTTCCACCTTCTAATATTTTATGGATTGAACTTGAATATGACAGCTTTCAGTTTGACTCGAACCACTGTATTTTTTATTCATCAGTATATTTTGTGCGTAAAGCTTCTCCAAATCGTAATTAGTTTTTAATTCATATATACTTTCCTACCCCAAAAATGTGCCTAAATAATCTACAAAAtcagattattttttaaatctaccaGTTGGTGCTGAAACAGAGACGAATATGCATAGATGGCTTTCTTTCATTAATCCCTATATTCTGACCAAGTTCTCTCTATGTATTCTATTAAGTCTGTCGACTATATTCTAACTATATTtgtctttggacactgtgttaaaaacctctaaacgagcttcaatgccatacaacactccttccgtggcctcccaaCTGGACTTAAATActagtaaaacgaaatgcatgctcttcaaccgatcgctgcccgtaccggcctgcccgactagcatcactactctgtacggttctgacttagaatatgtggacaactatacatacctaggtgtctggctagactgtaaagtctccttccagactcacattaagcatctccaatccaaagttaaatctagaatcggcttcctatttcgcaacaaagcctccttcactcaagctgccaaacataccctagtaaaactgactatcctaccgatccttgacttcggcgatgtcatttacaaaatagcctccaacactctactcagcaaattggatgcagtctatcacagtgccatcctttttgtcaccaaagccacatatactacccaccacagcgacctgtatgctctcgttggctggtcctcgctacatatttgtcgccaaactcactggctctaggtcatctacaagtctttgctaggtaaagctccgccttatctcagctcactggtcaccatagcaacacccacctgtagcacacgctccagcaggtatattccactgttcatccccaaagccaacacctcctttggctgcctttccttacagttctctgctgccaatgactggaacgaattgaaaaaatcactgaagttggagacttatatctccctcactaactttaagcttcagctgtcagagcagcttaccaatcgctgcagctgtacatagcccatcttaaatagcccatccaaccaactacctacctcatccccatatttgtttttgtttttctgctcttttgcacaccagtatttctaatTGCACAttctcatctgcacatatatcactccagtataaaatgctaaattataattactttgccactatggcctatttattgccttacctccttacttaatttgcacatactgtatacaga from Oncorhynchus keta strain PuntledgeMale-10-30-2019 chromosome 21, Oket_V2, whole genome shotgun sequence encodes:
- the LOC118400427 gene encoding protein SYS1 homolog: MGSHFRSYIWDPVLILSQIVLMQCIYYSFLGLWLAVVDSLVQTNRSLDQIFSYEVLGFATMQGRLSMMAFILNSLTCALGLLFFIRRGKQCLDFTITVHFFHMIGCWLYNAHLPAALSWWLVNVACMALMAVIGEYLCMRTELRAIPVNSGPKSNL